CTCCTCATAAATAAACAGTGGAAGGAAAGGAAGAAGAACTATTATGATTAACAATACATACATTACAAATTTTGCAAATTGATCTAATAAGAAATAAGAAAATATATAATATGAAATCAGTAGTATTAAAGGAATGATATATCCATAAATCAATACTGTTTCCCCCTTCGTGACTTTTATTAAACATTATCCCCATAGATGTATAGTTTATTAAAATTTTTCACAAAATGGTAAAAGAAGCAATTTTGCGCTTGTATCTTTATCATAAGCTTCACTCAACTTATAAGGAGACTATATATGTGGGAATGGATTAGACTAACTAATAACAAGAAGAAACCAACACAATCCAAACACGGGAGTCATCCCCCTAAAAATATGGAAGAAAGCATCCCTGCTTTAATAAACAGGATGGAACAGTCAAAAGACTTTATCAAATGGACGATAGAAGGTCCAACTTCCTGTATTCTTTCCTACTATACGACCCTGGTGGACAGCAAGATTGTCAATCGACATATTTTACCCACCATCAAGGAAGAAAAAAGAAGCAGTTTAGATGAATTACAGAGTTACCTTCCTCTCGAAAAAATGATTATGACAGACGATCCAGAAAAAATAAAAAATTATTTATTACAAGGATTTGTTTTCATTCAAATGGAAGAAAGACATTCTCAAGGCCTACTTATCCCTGCGAGCAAAAGAGAAGGTCGGAAAATAAGCATCCCGGAAGTAGAATTCAGTGTAGTCGGTCCTAAAGAAGCCTTTGTTGAGTCAATTGACACAAACATTAACCTCGTACGCAAAAGAATCACTAAAACCCAACTCACCATTGAAGAAGTGAGTGTTGGTTCTTATACCGAAACACGTATTGCTATTCTATATATAGATGAAATAGCTGATAAGGAAAATGTTCAAACCGTCCTGCAACGATTACATAACATTAATTATGATCAAGTGATTGACAGTTCTTTCATCTCCCAGATGATTTCCGATAACTCGAATTCCCCCTTTCCTCTGTTTTTAGATACCGAACGACCTGATCGAACAGTTGAGGCATTAATAGAAGGGAAAATCTCTATTATTGTAGATGGATCCCCTCATTCTATTATTGCCCCTTCGACTTTCACTGAATTTCTGTCATCATCAGATGACTATTTTATACCATGGCCATTAGCATCTACCTTTCGACTCATCCGTCTATTTGCCGTTTTATTCTCGGTGCTTATAACGTCATTATATGTTGCTGTTTTGACTCATCATGTGGAAATGATACCAGATCAATTGATGGCAACAATTGTTACTTCGCGGGCAAATATTCCGTTTCCGCCTATTTTGGAAGTGATTATATTGGAATTTGCAATAGAACTGCTACGCGAAGCTGGTGCAAGACTACCTTCTAAAATTGGCCAAACGATTGGTATTGTAGGAGGAATCGTAATTGGAACTGCAGCTGTAGATGCAGGGCTTACCAGTAATGTGTTGTTGATTTTAGTGGCTTTAGGAGCACTCGCTTCCTTTACTACTCCTGTTTATCAATTTAGTAACACAATTCGTTTAATACGTTTCCCTTTTATTATTGGAGCACAAATATGGGGAGTATTGGGTATTGGGATTATTTCAGCTTTTTTAATAGGTCACCTTATACAATTGAAATCGATTGGTAGACCTTTTCTTGCACCTCTGTATCCAACTAGGTTAAAAGATCTAAAGGACGCTTTTATTCGATTACCATTTAACAAACAGTATACAAGACCTTTCGAGGTAAGACCTACTGATCCTACAAGATTTAATAAAAGTCTGGCGGATGAAAAGAGGGATATTGATGAGTAATAAGAAAGTGTCAATTTCCGAATCATCGATGGTTTCCCCTATATTTGTGTTTTTTTTGATTCATGCTATGCAAGTAGGAGTGGGAATCCTAGGATTTGAAAAGCATATTGTTCAAAAAGTAGGGTATGATGGATGGATTTCCCTTATTATATCAGGACTTCTCGTTCATATTATTTTATGGATGATTTATTCTATTCTAAACAACAACTCCCATAATGATATTGTAACTGTTCATAGGAAGATGTTCGGTCGATATATTGGCCATTTTGTAAGTATGCTATTTAGTCTTTACTTCCTCCTCCTAACTTTAGAAGTAATGAGAACCTATATAGAAGTAGTGCAAGTGTGGATTTTTCCTCAATTGAATATCTGGTTTTTCACGTTAGTTTTTATCCTGTTAATTTACTACTTAGTTTCAGGAGGAATTAGAACGATAACAGGAATAGCCGTCATTAGTGTGATGATAGGCATCCCTCTTATTCTCCTTAAAATTTTTCCTGTGCAAACTGGAGATATCGTTGCTACCTATCCAAGCGTTAAACATAACGTGTCTGATTTACTTCTAGGTGTTGAGCCTAGTTTGCTAAGTTTCCTGGGAGTTGAATTACTATTTGTATATTATCCCTTCCTTAAGCATGCTCGCTCTTCTCAAAAGTGGGCTCAATTCGGGGCCTTTTTCACTCTCTTGGTCTACCTGATATCTATGATCATTTCGTTTATGTACTTCAGTGAGGAGCAAATAAAAATTGTTACATGGCCAACTCTAGACTTATGGAAGATCGTTGATTTTCCATTTTTAGAACGCTTTGAATATATAGGGATTGCTGTGT
This genomic stretch from Pontibacillus yanchengensis harbors:
- a CDS encoding spore germination protein, giving the protein MWEWIRLTNNKKKPTQSKHGSHPPKNMEESIPALINRMEQSKDFIKWTIEGPTSCILSYYTTLVDSKIVNRHILPTIKEEKRSSLDELQSYLPLEKMIMTDDPEKIKNYLLQGFVFIQMEERHSQGLLIPASKREGRKISIPEVEFSVVGPKEAFVESIDTNINLVRKRITKTQLTIEEVSVGSYTETRIAILYIDEIADKENVQTVLQRLHNINYDQVIDSSFISQMISDNSNSPFPLFLDTERPDRTVEALIEGKISIIVDGSPHSIIAPSTFTEFLSSSDDYFIPWPLASTFRLIRLFAVLFSVLITSLYVAVLTHHVEMIPDQLMATIVTSRANIPFPPILEVIILEFAIELLREAGARLPSKIGQTIGIVGGIVIGTAAVDAGLTSNVLLILVALGALASFTTPVYQFSNTIRLIRFPFIIGAQIWGVLGIGIISAFLIGHLIQLKSIGRPFLAPLYPTRLKDLKDAFIRLPFNKQYTRPFEVRPTDPTRFNKSLADEKRDIDE
- a CDS encoding GerAB/ArcD/ProY family transporter — encoded protein: MSNKKVSISESSMVSPIFVFFLIHAMQVGVGILGFEKHIVQKVGYDGWISLIISGLLVHIILWMIYSILNNNSHNDIVTVHRKMFGRYIGHFVSMLFSLYFLLLTLEVMRTYIEVVQVWIFPQLNIWFFTLVFILLIYYLVSGGIRTITGIAVISVMIGIPLILLKIFPVQTGDIVATYPSVKHNVSDLLLGVEPSLLSFLGVELLFVYYPFLKHARSSQKWAQFGAFFTLLVYLISMIISFMYFSEEQIKIVTWPTLDLWKIVDFPFLERFEYIGIAVWLFVVLPNCCLALWGATRIPKRIFHIKQKYVLAAFCLVLYLSTCLLNELIEVNHLNDITNRIGVYVLMYIPILWVLKLIFYKVRNNYER